From the Zonotrichia albicollis isolate bZonAlb1 chromosome Z, bZonAlb1.hap1, whole genome shotgun sequence genome, one window contains:
- the LRRC19 gene encoding leucine-rich repeat-containing protein 19 yields the protein MKLYWLVIWAGTWFLNPVTADCNITSQTVACEESAKNLFNISLNLFQNVTKLSLKKIKITLEDHDKEILGCFINLTELYLNENNITVLNNNSFYNLKNLITLDISNNCISTVHKAAFSGLKQLSVLNLSYNMIAQLDSDTFTSLESLRVLNLQYNFLKHFHIKSPFKLTKIALAGNPWICSCDLLDLQLRLTASNVTLENESNTTCTFPNREKISIKMAAIQPADCITENTPLENPVTSTPAVNLRSSALTALTTNNITGNNGTRADLPLVGKSWTFLAGVLGFVLGTTLLILTAVKCPAWYHYLISYRHRRLEENDSEMFEQEFSADMSPSPSTSGTSSEEPIVIFEKVHACRDEEDGFIEDKYIDIYVNEER from the exons ATGAAACTCTATTGGCTTGTGATCTGGGCTGGAACATGGTTTTTGAATCCAGTCACTGCTGACTGCAACATTACATCCCAAACC GTTGCTTGTGAGGAGTCGGCAAAGAACCTCTTTAATATCTCCCTCAACCTTTTTCAAAATGTTACTAAATTAAGCCTCAAAAAGATCAAAATCACTTTAGAAGATCATGACAAAGAGATTCTTGGGTGTTTTATTAACCTCACTGAACTTTATCTGAATGAAAACAACATTACCGTACTGAACAATAACAGCTTCTACAATCTGAAAAATCTCATAACTCTGGATATTAGCAACAACTGTATTAGCACAGTTCataaagcagcattttcagGATTAAAACAACTCTCAGTGTTGAATCTATCCTATAACATGATTGCTCAACTGGATTCTGATACATTTACTTCTCTAGAAAGTCTGAGAGTTTTAAATCTACAGTATaattttctgaaacattttcatATAAAATCACCCTTTAAACTGACTAAAATTGCTTTAGCTGGAAACCCATGGATCTGCTCCTGTGACCTCCTTGACTTACAGCTACGGCTAACTGCCTCCAATGTGACATTGG aaaatgaaagcaaCACCACATGTACATTcccaaacagggaaaaaatctCCATCAAGATGGCAGCTATCCAACCAGCTGACTGCATAACTGAAAATACTCCTTTAGAAAACCCTGTAACTTCCACTCCTGCTGTTAATCTTAGAAGTAGCGCCTTAACAGCTCTGACTACAAACAACATCACTGGAAACAATGGAACACGTGCAG atttacCGCTTGTTGGCAAAAGCTGGACCTTCCTAGCAGGTGTCCTAGGGTTTGTCCTAGGCACCACACTCCTGATTCTCACTGCTGTAAAATGCCCAGCATGGTATCACTACTTGATCAGCTACCGTCACCGTCGTCTGGAAGAAAATGACTCAGAGATGTTTGAACAGGAGTTCTCAGCTGACATGAGTCCTTCTCCTTCAACATCGGGCACAAGCAGTGAAGAACCCATTGTAATATTTGAGAAAGTTCATGCATGTAGAGATGAAGAAGATGGATTTATTGAGGATAAATACATAGATATTTATGTAAATGAGGAGCGTTAA